One window of Hypanus sabinus isolate sHypSab1 chromosome 10, sHypSab1.hap1, whole genome shotgun sequence genomic DNA carries:
- the LOC132401150 gene encoding zinc finger protein 229-like has protein sequence MPFKCSDCGKGFPRSCQLKLHQRDHTSKKPFTFSDCGKGFNSASQLKVHERGHTAERPFTCSDCGKRFTRPSHLQRHRSVHTGEKPFTCSDCGKRFTSSSQLKVHEEGHTAERLFTCSDCGKRFTRPSYLQKHRSIHAVEKPFTCSDCGKGFTQSSDLLRHQSVHTGEWLFTCSSCGKGFSWLSALHRHQSVHTGKGLFCCPNCGKGFNRLSELKIHQRGHTGEKPFTCSDCGKRFTWSSDMYRHRRVHSGERPFTCSVCGKGFARSSHLKRHESTHSVKKPFTCSDCGKGFSQSSDLLTHQSVHTGEWLFTCSDCGKGCVSSSQLKAHQRVHTGEKPFTCSDCGKGFTQLSNLQIHQRAHTGEKPFTCSDCGKRFAQVSNLKAHLRVHTAERPFSCSECGKRFFRSSDLTTHYRVHSEDKV, from the coding sequence atgccgTTTAagtgctcggactgtgggaagggatttccaCGGTCATGTCAACTGAAGCTACATCAACGAGATCACACCAGTAAGAAACCATTCACcttctcagactgtgggaaaggattcaattCAGCATCTCAGCTGAAGGTACATGAGCGAGGTCACACTGCGGAGAGGCCGTttacttgctcagactgtgggaagcgattcactcgccCATCTCACCTgcagagacatcggtcagtgcaCACTGGGGAaaaaccattcacctgctcagactgtgggaagcgattcacttcATCATCTCAGCTGAAGGTACATGAGGAAGGTCACACTGCGGAGAGGCTGTttacttgctcagactgtgggaagcgattcactcgccCATCTTACCTGCAGAAACATCGGTCAATTCACGCTGTGGAGAAACCATttacctgttcagactgtgggaagggattcactcagtcatctgaccttctcagacaccagtcagttcacactggggagtggttGTTCACCTGCTCAagttgtgggaaaggattcagttggtTATCTGCCCTTCatagacaccagtcagtgcacaCTGGGAAGGGGTTGTTCTGCTGCCCAaattgtgggaaaggattcaatcGGTTATCTGAACTGAAAATACATCAGcgaggtcacactggggagaagccattcacctgctcagactgtgggaagcgattcacttggtcatctgacaTGTACAGACACCGGCGAGTTCactctggagagaggccattcacctgttccgtgtgtgggaaagggtttgctcggtcatcccacctaaaGAGACACGAATCAACTCACAGTGTGaagaaaccattcacctgctcagactgtggaaagggattttcTCAGTCATCagacctactgacacaccagtcagttcacacgggAGAGTggttgttcacctgctcagattgtggaaaAGGATGCGTCTCATCATCTCAACTgaaagcacatcagcgagttcacactggggagaagccgttcacgtgctcagactgtgggaaaggattcactcagttatccaacctacagatacaccagcgagctcacactggggagaagccgttcacctgctcagactgtgggaagcgattcgcCCAGGTATCCAACCTAAAGGCGcacttgcgagttcacactgctgaaaggccgttctcctgctctgaatgtgggaagcgattcttTCGGTCATCTGACCTTACGACACACTACCGAGTTCACAGTGAGGACAAAGTTTAA